The genomic region TGCGGCGCACCGTCGCCGCGCTGGCCCGACGAGCACTGGGGAGGGCACTTTCGTGACCGACGACCAGCACGGAGAGGGCACCCCCCGGACGGGCAGCCGCTGGGATCCGCTGCCCCAGGGCGACTACGACGACGGCGCCACGGCCTTCGTCAAGCTTCCCGAAGGGGGCATCGACGCCCTCCTCGCGGACTCGCCGCTCGCCGCGCCCGGCCACGGCTACGTACCGCCGCCGATAACGGTCGCGCCCGCCACGGACGAGGGAACCGACCCGGCCGCCCCCGGCCCGTGGGGCGCGCCGCCCCAGGGCCCCGAGGGCGGGCAGCCGCAGGCCGTGCAGTGGCCCGACCCCAACGCCCTGCCCGAGGAGCACCGGCAGCACGCCCAGGACGCCTTCGCGTACAACCCCGGGTCCACCGGCCAGTGGACCTTCGACGAGCCCCCACAGGGCGGCCAGGGCGCGCCGGGCCAGGACGTGACCGGACAGTGGTCCATTCCCGTCGCCAACGGTGATCTGCCCGACGAGTCAGGCGAGTTCTCGACGTCGTCGCTGGTCGAGCAGTGGGGCGGGACCCCGCCGGCCACCCTGCCGGGCGGGGCGGCGGCGCCCTGGGCCAGCGAGCCCTGGGCCCAGCAGCCGTCCCCGGACCAGCCGTCGCCCGCCGAGGAGGCCGTGGCCCACGCCGAGCACGGCACCGTCGAGCACGACGCCGCCGAGATCATCGATGTCTCCGGAGAGCACGCCGACGAAATCGCCGTCTCCGTAGACCGAGAAGAATCGATGCGCGAAGGCACGATGCGCGCAGAACCGGCGGAGGCGTCGTCCGGTCACGGCCCCCCGGAACGGGCCGGCGAACCCGGCGACGAGCCCGGGGCGCCCTCTCCGGAGGAGCGCGCCGCGGCCCGCGCCGACACCGCTGACGCCACCGAGGAGTCCGCGGCCGACGACACCCCAAGTGCGCCCGCGCACAACGACCACCCCCTCGCGTCGTACGTCCTGCGGGTGAACGGTGTCGAACGGCCCGTGACCGACGCCTGGATCGGCGAATCGCTGCTCTACGTGCTGCGCGAGCGGCTCGGCCTCGCGGGCGCCAAGGACGGCTGCTCCCAGGGTGAGTGCGGGGCCTGCAACGTGCAGGTGGACGGACGGCTCGTGGCGTCCTGCCTGGTGCCCGCCGTGACCGCCGCCGGGAGCGAGGTGCGCACCGTCGAGGGACTCGCCGCCGACGGGCAGCCCTCCGACGTCCAGCGGGCGCTCGCCAAGTGCGGCGCCGTGCAGTGCGGATTCTGCGTCCCGGGCATGGCGATGACCGTGCACGACCTCCTGGAGGGCAACCCGGCGCCCACCGAACTGGAGACGCGCCAGGCCCTCTGCGGCAACTTGTGCCGCTGCTCCGGCTACCGGGGCGTCCTGAACGCCGTACGCGACGTCGTCGCCGAGCGCGAGGCACACGCGTCCGGGGACAACGCCACGGACGCTGCGCCCTCTGCGGATGCCCGTATCCCGCACCAGGCGGGCCCCGGCGCCGGAAGTGTCAACCCGT from Streptomyces sp. NBC_00878 harbors:
- a CDS encoding 2Fe-2S iron-sulfur cluster-binding protein is translated as MTDDQHGEGTPRTGSRWDPLPQGDYDDGATAFVKLPEGGIDALLADSPLAAPGHGYVPPPITVAPATDEGTDPAAPGPWGAPPQGPEGGQPQAVQWPDPNALPEEHRQHAQDAFAYNPGSTGQWTFDEPPQGGQGAPGQDVTGQWSIPVANGDLPDESGEFSTSSLVEQWGGTPPATLPGGAAAPWASEPWAQQPSPDQPSPAEEAVAHAEHGTVEHDAAEIIDVSGEHADEIAVSVDREESMREGTMRAEPAEASSGHGPPERAGEPGDEPGAPSPEERAAARADTADATEESAADDTPSAPAHNDHPLASYVLRVNGVERPVTDAWIGESLLYVLRERLGLAGAKDGCSQGECGACNVQVDGRLVASCLVPAVTAAGSEVRTVEGLAADGQPSDVQRALAKCGAVQCGFCVPGMAMTVHDLLEGNPAPTELETRQALCGNLCRCSGYRGVLNAVRDVVAEREAHASGDNATDAAPSADARIPHQAGPGAGSVNPSAFESPQPHQQPHQQSYGQDGGQA